One Cotesia glomerata isolate CgM1 unplaced genomic scaffold, MPM_Cglom_v2.3 scaffold_21, whole genome shotgun sequence genomic window carries:
- the LOC123274075 gene encoding uncharacterized protein LOC123274075 yields the protein MAEILNIHRPIIFDDSIAHCEVHAHQPYASSTLNNNDEVRITIQNQNLCILPSKSVLHITGKFTKNDNTAVADTTKFVNMGIAHMIKEFRLMINGVEVDRNNNVGTTSLMKGYLSISPNQLSTLENAGWLMDNEVKFTDNAGNFDFIIPLNILSGFVEDYLKVLMNVQLEIILTISNSDINSYIQTAAAAAEEVKITLQKIEWIVPYITPADKEKIQTLNYIASDPAIPIIFRTWELYEYPLLSATSKHIWAVKTSTQLEKPRYVVLGFQTARKNNAREDASKFDHCNLRNIKLFLNSQSYPYGDLNLDIPHNQYALLYHMYTDFQTSYYNKEAEPLLSKKKFLDQAPLCVIDCSKQNEAVKSGPVDIRLEFESVDQFAANTTAYCLIIHDRIIEYNPISSTVHKLV from the coding sequence ATGgcggaaattttaaatattcatcgACCAATCATATTTGATGACTCTATAGCTCATTGTGAGGTGCATGCGCATCAACCGTATGCGTCATCAACTCTAAACAACAACGATGAAGTGAGGATAACAATTCAAAATCAAAACTTGTGTATACTTCCAAGCAAAAGTGTACTACATATCACCGgtaaattcacgaaaaatgaTAATACAGCTGTTGCTGATACAACTAAATTTGTAAACATGGGAATAGCTCATATGATCAAAGAGTTTCGACTAATGATAAATGGAGTTGAAGTGGATCGGAATAACAATGTTGGTACAACTAGTTTAATGAAAggatatttatcaattagcCCAAATCAATTGAGTACTTTGGAAAATGCTGGCTGGTTGATGGATAATGAGGTTAAGTTTACCGACAATGCAGGAAACTTTGACTTTATCATTCCACTTAATATTCTAAGTGGTTTTGTTGAAGATTATCTTAAAGTTTTGATGAATGTTCAACTTGAGATAATTCTAACAATATCAAACAGTGATATAAATTCTTACATACAaactgctgctgctgctgctgaaGAAGTAAAAATCACactccaaaaaattgaatggaTTGTACCATACATAACTCCAGCAGAtaaggaaaaaattcaaactctGAATTACATCGCCAGTGATCCCGCTATaccaataatttttcggaCTTGGGAATTGTATGAGTATCCTCTGTTATCTGCAACTTCAAAACATATTTGGGCAGTCAAAACCTCAACTCAGCTTGAAAAGCCACGTTACGTTGTTCTTGGATTCCAAACAGCAAGGAAAAATAATGCTCGGGAAGATGCTAGCAAATTTGATCACTGCAATTTACGAaacatcaaattatttttaaattcacaaaGTTATCCCTATGGCGACTTGAATTTAGATATACCTCACAACCAGTATGCTTTATTATACCATATGTATACAGACTTTCAAACATCATACTATAACAAAGAAGCCGAACCGCTCCTAtcgaaaaagaaatttttggatCAAGCACCACTGTGTGTAATTGATTGCTCCAAGCAGAACGAAGCTGTAAAATCTGGACCAGTAGACATTCGACTGGAATTTGAATCAGTTGATCAGTTTGCAGCCAACACAACAGCATACTGTTTAATTATTCACGATCGTATCATCGAATACAATCCTATAAGCAGCACTGTCCATAAGTTAGTGTAA